From a region of the Mytilus galloprovincialis chromosome 3, xbMytGall1.hap1.1, whole genome shotgun sequence genome:
- the LOC143067880 gene encoding integrin beta-like protein A: protein MNLAAFFVFIGVNFRVIFANFLGGTVSWEPIGLPPSTQVNLHGRYGFQFSNGPGCGDTIPVGSFAGGLVGGNGLACTQGCTPSQNITLGDLNYYCASFLTSDWEQGDEFISHTFPSTDKFLVSYTGSPWIHHDYGTTGNIYFQTTIDLRVRSDTKRPNSSPVTSSLPQYQIPFDCITSIQLPVYDPDEDVTSCRWSAGVECGGVCNGLPESKLDSQRCILTIQPKTVTGFIHNGTYIITLTVEDSPHTTITVGSSTVNPNTALSQVPLQFVVKTVKVLTTCSDIPQITNPTPSNGQVFIVPKLDTFKQKIYAKFNSPAVRILNIVTSVPYGTSNTALQHEGGQVYSTEFSWTPIPSQYSTNIICFQAVDDRGLYSEQHCFTLLAGVEDPCTANPCEHGGSCQVQLDSFVCTCTPEYEGRNCSIDINDCLSSPCKNGGTCWDQVGGYKCFCPIGFMGDECLAIDYCASSPCQNFGTCTTTNTSYTCTCGPGYSGHNCNIDLDECASSPCENGGTCTDMVGDFFCECPIEYKGKNCSTPHDFCNPNPCANNGVCTNYKDSYRCSCPSGYIGLDCEIYQPESCGVDDDNHCMCLLNGRRVKLPFPQPKAEGFSTDDLIAGVVGIPIGIATGLLMCVLWHKLIRPRCFNRSDGVRGPRSRPSSTSSDRSLLSRSTASPSEIRASVHSPISTISDPPSYTNLYRNNRASDWSPR from the exons ATGAATTTAGCagcgttttttgtttttattggagTGAATTTTCGAGTAATTTTTGCCAATTTTCTAGGCGGAACTGTGAGTTGGGAACCAATAGGCTTACCACCAAGCACTCAG GTAAACCTTCATGGACGTTATGGGTTCCAGTTCAGTAACGGTCCTGGTTGTGGTGACACAATTCCTGTTGGTTCGTTTGCTGGTGGCTTGGTCGGTGGTAATGGTCTAGCTTGTACACAAGGATGTACACCCTCACAGAACATCACTTTGGGAGATCTCAATTATTATTGTGCATCTTTCTTAACGTCTGATTGGGAGCAAGGTGATGAGTTCATCAGTCACACATTTCCATCAACTGACAAATTCTTAGTGTC aTATACTGGGAGTCCTTGGATTCACCACGACTACGGAACAACGGGAAATATTTACTTCCAAACAACTATTGACCTCAGAGTAAGAAGTGACACGAAGCGACCAAATTCTTCTCCAGTTACATCCTCGTTACCTCAGTATCA AATACCATTTGACTGTATTACCAGTATACAGCTTCCAGTATATGATCCGGATGAAGATGTTACCTCATGCCGATGGTCTGCTGGTGTGGAGTGTGGTGGCGTTTGTAATGGGCTTCCTGAATCAAAACTAGATTCA CAAAGGTGTATTTTAACAATACAACCAAAGACTGTTACAGGATTTATCCATAATGGAACCTACATAATCACCCTGACCGTAGAAGATTCTCCACACACCACAATCACAGTTGGTTCTAGTACTGTTAACCCAAATACTGCACTGAGTCAGGTACCACTGCAG TTTGTGGTAAAGACAGTGAAAGTTCTAACAACGTGTTCTGATATTCCACAAATAACAAACCCGACTCCATCAAATGGACAAGTGTTTATTGTTCCTAAACTAGACACGTTCAAACAGAAAATATACGCAAAGTTTAATTCGCCAGCTGTTAG GATTCTCAATATTGTGACTTCGGTACCATATGGGACATCAAATACTGCATTACAGCATGAAGGTGGTCAGGTATATAGCACAGAGTTTTCATGGACACCTATACCTAGTCAATACTCGACAAACATCATATGTTTTCAGGCAGTTGACGATAGAGG ATTGTACAGTGAACAGCATTGTTTTACACTTCTAGCAGGAG TGGAAGACCCATGCACAGCAAATCCATGTGAACATGGAGGTTCGTGTCAAGTGCAGTTAGACAGTTTTGTATGCACATGTACACCGGAATATGAAGGCAGAAACTGTTCAATAG ATATAAATGATTGCTTGAGTTCTCCTTGCAAAAATGGTGGCACATGTTGGGACCAAGTCGGTGGATATAAATGTTTCTGTCCAATTGGTTTTATGGGGGACGAATGCCTAG CAATTGATTATTGTGCCTCCTCTCCTTGTCAGAATTTCGGTACCTGCACAACAACAAatactagttatacatgtacgtGTGGTCCTGGATACTCAGGTCATAACTGCAATATAg ATTTGGACGAGTGTGCCAGCAGCCCGTGTGAGAACGGCGGAACTTGTACAGATATGGTTGGTGATTTCTTCTGTGAATGTCCTATTGAATACAAAGGCAAAAACTGCAGCACTC CACATGATTTTTGTAATCCAAATCCGTGTGCTAACAATGGTGTATGTACAAACTACAAAGATAGTTACAGATGTTCCTGTCCGAGTGGGTACATAGGTCTGGATTGTGAAATCTATCAGCCTGAG AGTTGTGGTGTTGATGATGACAATCACTGTATGTGTCTACTGAATGGTCGTCGTGTTAAGTTACCATTCCCACAACCCAAGGCAGAAGGGTTTTCAACAGATGATTTAATAGCTGGTGTTGTTGGAATACCTATTGGAATAGCTACAGGTTTACTTATGTGTGTTCTCTGGCATAAACTTATCAGACCAAGATGTTTTAATAGAAGTGACgg
- the LOC143067881 gene encoding uncharacterized protein LOC143067881 → MASPNVLCKTHTTEDVILYCDDCELLVCRECVRQEHKLHSYLKFKEKVGDSRLCLTDNLLTLNSVRLPRLRENLQDVITLQETKEQDTKDMLTEIVSRADKMIENITLIREKLMNRSELLHEKNLTVIEKKISQINARIDIFERADAFAKGALEHGFDEEIIHEDLELRRQLHNFQPIDIYEDIDRPIFVDGDLNELVLKQMFGTVLSEIRDLSNEDNKRPKLKVQKISMFVSGVEDIVGICPIKSEVAWLHPKKGSRNTLINVNGHQMSALDFGFVVTSFALSKNGKIYMTDYSINRIISMDSFKKFHTEITLSLHPIGIIVCSDEDILICLTDEWIYNTTSKSQRKVVRMTKDFKEKVTFELDEQGENIFTLPIAVAENLNGDVCVVDKIASDKGRVCVLYGTGKLRFVYEHRGASMPFDPSSVCCTRHSNIVIADPANNVVEIVSDGGEFLHFLITEKGGCIMPISLGKDPDDRIWIGCGSGKCIILKYGYGLPK, encoded by the coding sequence ATGGCGTCCCCTAATGTATTGTGTAAAACTCACACAACAGAAGATGTGATTTTATATTGCGATGACTGCGAACTTTTAGTTTGTAGAGAATGTGTAAGACAGGAACATAAACTTCACAGCTatttaaaattcaaagaaaaGGTAGGAGATTCAAGATTATGTCTGACCGACAATTTACTTACATTAAATAGCGTTCGATTACCGAGATTGCGTGAAAATTTACAAGATGTTATTACGCTACAAGAAACAAAAGAACAAGATACTAAAGACATGTTGACAGAAATTGTATCCAGAGCAGACAAAATGATTGAAAACATAACTCTTATTCGCGAAAAACTGATGAACAGGAGTGAACTTCTACACGAAAAAAACTTAACAGTGATAGAAAAGAAAATTTCACAAATCAACGCCCGGATAGATATTTTTGAACGTGCTGACGCATTTGCAAAAGGAGCTCTTGAACATGGCTTTGATGAAGAAATTATCCACGAAGATTTAGAATTAAGAAGACAACTTCATAACTTTCAACCCATTGATATTTACGAAGATATCGATCGCCCCATATTTGTTGACGGAGATTTGAATGAACTTGTTTTAAAGCAAATGTTTGGAACTGTTTTATCGGAAATCAGAGATTTGTCTAATGAAGATAATAAACGTCCTAAACTTAAAGTtcagaaaatttcaatgtttGTCAGTGGTGTTGAAGATATAGTAGGGATTTGTCCAATCAAAAGTGAAGTGGCATGGTTGCATCCAAAGAAAGGAAGTAGAAATACTCTGATCAACGTAAATGGTCATCAAATGTCGGCCCTTGATTTCGGTTTTGTCGTTACCTCCTTTGCACTATCAAAGAATGGAAAAATTTACATGACGGACTATTCAATAAACCGTATAATTTCAATGGACTCTTTCAAGAAGTTCCATACCGAAATAACACTTTCTCTGCATCCTATTGGTATAATCGTCTGTTCCGACGAAGACATTTTGATATGTCTAACCGATGAATGGATTTATAATACCACATCAAAGAGTCAAAGAAAAGTAGTTAGAATGACAAAGGATTTTAAGGAGAAAGTAACATTTGAGCTAGATGAACAGGGTGAGAATATATTCACTCTTCCAATAGCTGTAGCCGAAAACCTTAATGGTGACGTTTGTGTTGTCGATAAGATCGCAAGCGATAAAGGCCGAGTTTGTGTTTTGTACGGTACAGGCAAACTACGTTTTGTTTATGAGCATAGAGGAGCTAGTATGCCATTTGACCCATCTTCCGTCTGTTGTACAAGACATTCAAATATTGTTATCGCTGATCCTGCTAACAACGTTGTAGAAATAGTTTCAGATGGGGGTGAGTTTCTACATTTCCTGATAACAGAGAAAGGTGGTTGCATTATGCCGATATCTTTAGGTAAAGACCCGGATGATAGAATATGGATAGGTTGTGGAAGTGGAAAGTGTATTATTCTCAAATACGGATATGGTTTGCCGAAATAG